From a single Nicotiana tomentosiformis chromosome 2, ASM39032v3, whole genome shotgun sequence genomic region:
- the LOC104087925 gene encoding pentatricopeptide repeat-containing protein At1g62670, mitochondrial-like isoform X1, whose amino-acid sequence MMRAAVHYSPNGNPSVSFFAISRLNAVITHSASAITPRDYSSSISTKGKPWVPKGFENVKCLDDALSLFRQMVETKPLPSLVSFSRLLKTVINMKHYSAVVSLFGEMQKLGIPADVFILGTVIDSCCLMHRTDLGFSVLAIHLKKGIPFNVVIFNTLLRGLFAENKLKDGVNLFKKLVRENICEPNRFMYETIMNGLCKRGHTDEITYNAIMDGYCLCGQMDRARFFFDFMVDKSIKPSIISYNILINGYCRNKKVDEAMQLFLEISQKGLKPNIFTCNIVLHGLFELGRTSSAQKFFVEMLSAGHIPDSYTHCTLLSGYFKNGLVEEAMSHFDKLERNREDTYIEIYNVLIDGLCKNGKLDKALAIFEKLSLIGLHPNVITYTTMINGFCREGLLDEAKDMLRKMEDNGCLPNNATYNVIMHGFLQSNKISEMKAFLRVMTVKSFSSDATTVELLIDIIAEDPSLLDMIPEFHLENKK is encoded by the coding sequence ATGATGAGAGCTGCAGTGCATTACTCCCCCAATGGTAATCCCTCTGTCTCATTTTTTGCTATTTCTCGTCTCAATGCTGTGATTACTCATTCTGCTTCGGCAATTACACCCAGAGATTATTCTTCCTCCATTTCGACAAAGGGGAAACCTTGGGTTCCTAAAGGGTTTGAGAACGTCAAGTGTTTAGATGATGCTCTGAGTCTGTTCCGTCAAATGGTCGAAACAAAGCCTCTTCCCTCTCTCGTCTCCTTCTCGAGATTGTTGAAGACTGTTATAAATATGAAGCATTACTCTGCTGTTGtttctctttttggagaaatgCAGAAATTAGGAATTCCAGCTGATGTATTCATATTAGGTACTGTGATTGACAGTTGTTGCCTGATGCATCGTACTGATCTTGGATTTTCTGTATTAGCCATTCACTTGAAGAAAGGCATTCCATTTAATGTTGTCATCTTTAATACCTTACTAAGGGGACTCTTTGCTGAAAATAAGTTAAAAGATGGAGTTAATTTGTTCAAAAAGTTAGTCAGAGAGAATATCTGTGAGCCTAACAGATTCATGTATGAAACAATCATGAATGGGCTTTGCAAAAGGGGACATACTGATGAGATCACCTACAATGCGATAATGGATGGATATTGTTTGTGTGGTCAAATGGATAGAGCAAGATTTTTTTTTGATTTCATGGTAGATAAGAGCATTAAGCCTAGTATTATTAGCTATAACATTCTAATAAATGGATATTGTAGGAACAAAAAAGTGGACGAGGCCATGCAATTATTTCTTGAAATTTCTCAAAAGGGATTGAAACCTAATATTTTTACTTGCAATATTGTCTTGCATGGTCTTTTTGAACTTGGAAGAACTAGCTCTGCACAGAAATTCTTTGTTGAGATGCTATCCGCGGGGCACATACCGGATTCGTACACTCATTGCACTTTACTTAGTGGTTATTTTAAGAATGGACTTGTTGAAGAAGCTATGTCACACTTTGATAAGTTGGAGAGGAACAGAGAAGATACATATATTGAGATTTACAATGTTCTCATTGATGGATTGTGCAAAAATGGTAAGCTTGACAAAGCTCTTGCTATTTTTGAGAAGCTTTCCTTAATAGGTTTACATCCTAACGTGATAACATACACTACAATGATTAATGGATTTTGCCGAGAAGGATTGTTAGATGAAGCTAAGGATATGCTAAGAAAAATGGAGGACAATGGTTGTTTGCCAAACAACGCAACTTATAATGTAATTATGCACGGATTTCTCCAAAGTAACAAAATTAGTGAAATGAAGGCATTTTTAAGGGTAATGACGGTGAAGAGCTTCTCATCTGATGCAACTACAGTAGAGTTATTAATAGACATTATAGCGGAGGATCCTTCTTTGCTTGACATGATACCCGAGTTTCACTTGGAAAATAAGAAGTGA